A part of Leishmania panamensis strain MHOM/PA/94/PSC-1 chromosome 34 sequence genomic DNA contains:
- a CDS encoding hypothetical protein (TriTrypDB/GeneDB-style sysID: LpmP.34.5000) produces MSSKYDVVKLKVHLSDVHYYVLSRFLLSKMLMFCCVPEDTAVRISLDVKKHFVNTERTSITQAELEDYIRCSMIAAGFAQEHARLFSVVTQFHTERIPLVLFIAGPERCGKTTLAHHLSARLNCSTVINAEVLRDIWTAVDESHPSFAVTAASSPYSTSDMVRSEVAAALSAEVDKAIQEGRVIIVEGENLSLADLHQFLEPSFQLSAGAVILGLIMETCSGEAELDASPACAKTLPNLQLVFSSNRLSVFATDMGNRAKGASGIPTVYVARCTTVAENVCLSSFLHEVVVKCIVAELKRREKTP; encoded by the coding sequence ATGAGTTCGAAGTATGACGTGGTCAAGTTAAAGGTGCACCTAAGTGATGTGCACTACTACGTCCTATcgcgctttcttctttcgaAGATGCTCATGTTCTGCTGCGTTCCAGAGGACACCGCCGTGCGCATTAGTCTCGATGTCAAGAAGCACTTCGTGAACACCGAGCGCACCTCCATCACgcaggcggagctggaggactACATACGGTGTTCAATGATCGCCGCAGGATTCGCGCAAGAGCACGCGAGGCTTTTTTCGGTAGTAACACAGTTTCACACGGAGCGGATTCCACTGGTGCTCTTCATTGCTGGGCCTGAGCGGTGCGGCAAGACGACGCTGGCGCATCACCTCAGCGCACGGCTCAACTGCAGCACTGTCATCAACgctgaggtgctgcgcgacatcTGGACCGCAGTCGACGAGAGTCATCCCTCCTTTGCTGTGACTGCTGCAAGCTCACCCTACTCAACGTCTGACATGGTGCGCAGTGAAGTCGCTGCCGCATTGTCAGCAGAGGTGGACAAAGCCATACAAGAAGGACGAGTCATCATCGTAGAAGGCGAAAACCTCTCCTTGGCAGACTTACATCAGTTTCTTGAGCCATCCTTCCAGCTCTCTGCCGGGGCAGTGATATTGGGTCTCATTATGGAGACTtgcagcggcgaggcagaGCTGGACGCAAGTCCTGCATGCGCGAAGACACTTCCCAACCTGCAGCTCGTTTTCTCGTCAAATCGCCTGTCTGTCTTTGCGACCGATATGGGCAATCGTGCAAAAGGCGCCAGTGGGATCCCTACCGTGTATGTAGCGCGCTGCACTACCGTCGCTGAGAATGTCTGCTTGTCCTCCTTTCTTCACGAAGTTGTCGTGAAGTGCATCGTTGCCGAACTCAAACGCCGCGAGAAAACACCATAA
- a CDS encoding hypothetical protein (TriTrypDB/GeneDB-style sysID: LpmP.34.5010), with the protein MPEEPPFRAPATSLHTNRFTAGATQRSITAIGVRSLLVGSSSPASTLQIIHQRVQSAQEPRIRSGVASSMHTPRALSARSSRGCSFAFAPQVSKKHNTMNILVLGAPQVGKSLFINSYRAAITNTTRWPAAPVGISGFYGTTTVEPFPNHPQDPAWLCIDTPGSLYTEKDGILLQKLTEGMPWKTKLRGPNALTLSQIDDIPPIPANKAHQCIIVVPATALIEDNGWVNTLLWRNRYRSADGAPDTVFYLKSLTSSLRALMNDASPFFVVTKMDKFGGAGSRAACAALISILSQCVPVNRVYFTAAVENQALFATDRTIVLERSTKRNLVRLHEDICLAVQWHNRVDAMSHSDANKTERIAGGSHSTPSH; encoded by the coding sequence ATGCCCGAGGAGCCACCCTTTCGAGCTCCAGCCACGTCGCTTCACACCAATCGCTTCACCGCTGGTGCGACACAGCGCTCCATCACGGCGATTGGAGTACGCTCGCTCCTGGTGGGCTCCTCTTCGCCCGCTTCTACCTTGCAGATAATTCATCAGCGTGTGCAGAGCGCACAAGAGCCGCGTATACGCAGTGGGGTCGCCTCTTCCATGCACACGCCGCGTGCTCTAtctgcgcgcagcagcaggggatgCTCATTTGCCTTTGCGCCACAGGTGTCGAAAAAGCACAACACCATGAACATCCTTGTACTAGGTGCCCCTCAGGTGGGCAAGTCACTTTTTATCAACTCGTATCGGGCTGCCATCACGAACACGACGCGGTGGCCGGCTGCCCCTGTAGGCATCTCTGGCTTCTACGGCACCACCACGGTGGAACCGTTCCCAAATCATCCGCAGGACCCGGCGTGGCTCTGCATCGATACACCGGGCAGCCTCTACACCGAGAAGGATGGGATTCTTCTGCAAAAGCTGACCGAAGGAATGCCCTGGAAAACAAAATTGCGTGGCCCCAATGCTCTTACTCTCAGCCAAATCGACGATATCCCCCCTATTCCTGCCAATAAAGCACATCAGTGCATTATCGTCGTACCTGCTACAGCCCTCATCGAGGACAATGGATGGGTCAACACTCTGCTTTGGCGCAATCGATACCGCTCTGCTGATGGCGCCCCCGACACAGTTTTCTACCTCAAGAGCCTCACCTCATCACTGCGTGCGCTTATGAACGATGCATCTCCATTTTTTGTTGTGACGAAAATGGACAAATTTGGCGGAGCAGGGAGCAgggctgcgtgcgctgctctCATCTCCATTCTCAGTCAGTGCGTGCCAGTGAATCGCGTCTACTTCACGGCAGCTGTTGAGAATCAAGCGCTCTTCGCCACAGACCGTACTATAGTGCtagagagaagcaccaaaCGAAATCTTGTCCGGCTGCACGAGGACATCTGCCTCGCCGTGCAGTGGCACAATCGAGTGGACGCCATGTCGCACAGCGATGCAAACAAAACGGAACGGATTGCCGGAGGATCACACTCGACGCCATCGCACTAG
- a CDS encoding hypothetical protein (TriTrypDB/GeneDB-style sysID: LpmP.34.5020): MKDPLGIALCCLAKIENRFDHVGMFLKIHEDEFHKYPEAHKHVVELSHSGTYVLEMNMRGITLYTAEGRVDRTSANEVASRTINVGDTEQQQQVREALLEQMESLYSTPYKTNILELIPFICSPPDKVDRVRAAHKLNTLRLEVEALTEMANAHPSQAEVYRAVAHKYQNAQSFLVSTYFPHLASTPLTDTFTLNWSTGHYWIDGVNNADEMLCSELICNLWHRVGLTVGYVPASSIRPFDLLNNERFNFISRVSELGELRPIKVCRPYERYWKGPIRSVTETTRNGKAAQTPVAECPRLKFFNDIITSSGLSPVASLRDAATSSELLPSRWVVQSNTRSDVIPNLWFRVFSSGLLFAACAVPCAPLTLRWMEGQVGLFLSRGSVWSITCGVFARNVSFAAVQALVLATAARRCNVSGDELVMSLHTHSILVDTRHPYYDAVALYGLSALVAHLATTPLRNANISYHFGPVLPGPISMRRLCSGNLLIAPAGVLLPFQACWLSWYETAGSFIVSTPSSVWRPREDLLARPEWSHCRNKALLGAFVATLLTDTLLYPIATLATRRFMSGLFKPQRPPSFGRSLYAGYRYRLLSNVFILLTSTAYLDRLGSI; encoded by the coding sequence ATGAAGGACCCTCTCGGTATAGCCTTATGTTGTCTCGCGAAGATAGAGAACCGCTTTGACCATGTCGGAATGTTTCTAAAGATACACGAAGATGAGTTCCACAAGTACCCCGAGGCACACAAGCATGTCGTGGAGCTCTCTCACTCAGGCACCTACGTGCTCGAGATGAACATGCGCGGCATCACACTGTACACAGCGGAGGGGCGAGTGGATCGCACCAGTGCCAACGAGGTAGCCTCACGCACCATCAACGTGGGAGAcactgagcagcagcaacaggtgCGAGAGGCGCTTCTGGAGCAGATGGAATCCTTGTACAGCACTCCATACAAGACGAATATTCTTGAGCTTATTCCCTTCATATGCAGCCCTCCAGACAAGGTGGACCGAGTGCGAGCCGCGCACAAACTCAACACTCTTCGCCTCGAGGTAGAGGCTCTCACGGAGATGGCCAATGCGCATCCCAGCCAGGCGGAGGTCTATCGTGCCGTTGCACACAAATACCAGAACGCGCAGTCCTTTCTTGTTTCCACCTACTTTCCGCACTTAGCCTCCACGCCGCTGACGGACACATTTACCCTGAACTGGAGCACCGGTCATTACTGGATTGACGGGGTCAACAACGCTGACGAGATGCTCTGCTCCGAACTGATCTGCAACCTGTGGCATCGTGTGGGTCTCACAGTGGGATACGTGCCGGCATCCTCCATACGCCCGTTCGATTTGCTGAACAACGAGCGCTTCAACTTTATCTCGCGAGTGAGTGAGCTTGGTGAGTTGAGACCTATAAAAGTTTGCCGACCCTACGAGCGGTATTGGAAAGGACCGATTAGAAGCGTGACGGAGACGACGCGAAATGGAAAGGCTGCGCAGACTCCCGTGGCAGAGTGCCCACGTCTTAAATTCTTCAACGACATCATCACCAGCAGTGGCCTATCGCCAGTAGCGTCACTAAGAGACGCCGCCACTTCCTCGGAGTTGCTCCCGTCTCGGTGGGTGGTACAGTCCAACACGCGCAGCGACGTCATTCCCAACTTATGGTTTCGCGTCTTCTCCTCTGGTTTACTGTTTGCCGCCTGCGCGGTGCCGTGCGCCCCTTTGACGCTGCGGTGGATGGAGGGGCAGGTTGGACTGTTCTTGTCGCGCGGGAGCGTCTGGTCTATCACCTGTGGTGTGTTTGCCCGGAATGTATCATTTGCCGCTGTCCAAGCCCTTGTCCTGgcgactgcagcacgccgcTGCAATGTCTCCGGGGACGAACTCGTGATGAgtttgcacacacacagcatcCTCGTTGACACGCGGCACCCCTACTACGATGCCGTCGCCCTCTACGGCCTCTCTGCCCTCGTGGCGCATCTCGCCACAACACCGTTGCGCAACGCCAACATTTCCTACCACTTCGGCCCCGTGCTCCCTGGGCCCATCTCGATGCGGCGGCTGTGTAGTGGGAACTTGCTAATCgcgcctgctggtgtgttgTTGCCCTTCCAGGCCTGCTGGCTCTCCTGGTATGAGACAGCGGGCTCCTTCATCGTGTCAACGCCGTCGTCTGTTTGGCGCCCTCGAGAAGACCTGCTCGCACGGCCTGAGTGGTCACACTGCCGGAACAAGGCGCTCCTCGGCGCCTTTGTCGCTACGCTCCTCACCGATACGCTCCTCTACCCCATTGCCACGCTGGCAACGCGCCGATTCATGAGCGGTCTATTCAAGCCACAAAGGCCGCCGAGCTTTGGACGGTCCCTCTATGCTGGCTATCGGTATCGCCTTCTCAGCAATGTCTTCATCCTCCTCACATCCACTGCTTACCTCGACAGGCTTGGCAGCATCTAG
- a CDS encoding NIMA-related kinase, putative (TriTrypDB/GeneDB-style sysID: LpmP.34.5030): protein MTAREGEPNSASMELLNQYAKYFPHVLFTSHKAFEKYVASLDPEVYNNCVDLPEGEESLESRNPQEHMYVLTTLVGRNPTTAAFVATRCSVPAEKVVAKFVMLSDERQAAYARSELHCLAACTHFGIVKHFDDFKSDDKLLLIMEYGSGGDLNKQIKQRLKEHLPFQEYEVGLLFYQIVLALDEVHSRCMMHRDLKSANIFLMPTGIIKLGDFGFSKQYSDSVSLDVASSFCGTPYYLAPEVWERKRYSKKADMWSLGVILYELLTLHRPFKGPSQREILQQVLYGKYDPFPCPVSSTMKALLDPLLSKNPADRPTTQQLLHTEFLKYVANLFQDIVRHSETISPNDRTEILKQLQGSGERAPSPSAIRYDVLTSEVTHGGYLYKYSSDMRWKKRYFYIGNGQLRISLSENPENDGVAPKSVNLETVSDAFPVPEVYSQKHPNQLVLWFNNGQKIIAYATTKEDRDVWISKFQRACGM, encoded by the coding sequence ATGACTGCCAGAGAAGGCGAACCAAACAGCGCGTCGATGGAGTTGCTGAATCAGTACGCCAAGTACTTCCCACATGTCCTCTTCACCAGCCATAAGGCCTTCGAGAAGTATGTGGCGAGCCTCGACCCCGAGGTCTACAATAACTGTGTAGACCTGCCAGAAGGCGAGGAGTCACTGGAGTCCAGGAACCCGCAGGAGCACATGTATGTGCTGACGACGCTGGTGGGTCGAAACCCAACCACGGCCGCCTTTGTGGCCACCCGCTGCTCCGTCCCagcggagaaggtggtggccAAGTTTGTCATGCTAAGCGATGAAAGGCAGGCCGCGTACGCTCGCAGTGAGCTGCACTGCCTTGCCGCGTGCACACATTTCGGGATTGTAAAGCACTTCGACGACTTCAAGTCCGACGACAAGCTGCTGCTTATTATGGAGtatggcagcggcggcgacctcAACAAGCAGATCAAGCAGCGCCTGAAGGAGCACCTCCCTTTTCAAGAGTACGAGGTCGGGCTTCTCTTCTACCAGATTGTACTGGCCTTGGACGAGGTACACAGCCGCTGCATGATGCATCGTGATTTAAAAAGCGCAAACATCTTTCTCATGCCCACTGGCATAATCAAGCTTGGCGACTTTGGCTTCTCGAAGCAGTACAGCGACTCCGTCTCACTCGACGTGGCATCGTCCTTCTGCGGTACACCGTACTACCTCGCCCCGGAGGTGTGGGAGCGCAAGCGGTACAGCAAAAAGGCGGACATGTGGTCCCTCGGTGTCATTTTGTATGAGCTGCTGACCCTGCACCGCCCCTTCAAGGGGCCGTCGCAGCGCGAGATTTTGCAGCAGGTGTTGTACGGCAAGTACGACCCATTTCCGTGCCCTGTATCAAGCACCATGAAGGCGCTTCTGGATCCACTACTGTCGAAGAACCCAGCTGACCGGCCaaccacgcagcagctgctgcacacggaGTTTCTCAAGTACGTGGCTAACCTGTTCCAGGATATTGTGCGTCACTCCGAGACCATCTCGCCCAACGATAGGACAGAGATtctgaagcagctgcaggggaGCGGCGAGCGAGCCCCGTCACCGTCGGCGATCCGCTACGACGTCCTTACTTCAGAGGTGACACACGGTGGGTATCTGTACAAGTACAGCTCTGACATGCGCTGGAAGAAGCGTTACTTCTACATTGGTAACGGCCAGCTGCGAATTTCACTGAGCGAGAACCCCGAGAATGACGGCGTAGCCCCCAAGTCCGTCAACCTGGAGACGGTGAGCGACGCGTTCCCAGTGCCTGAGGTGTACTCGCAAAAGCACCCGAATCAGCTGGTGCTGTGGTTCAACAACGGCCAGAAGATCATCGCGTACGCCACTACGAAGGAGGACAGGGACGTGTGGATCTCAAAGTTCCAACGCGCCTGTGGTATGTAA
- a CDS encoding hypothetical protein (TriTrypDB/GeneDB-style sysID: LpmP.34.5040) — protein sequence MSQQQWTPDQRRQQIAEFLRNKGLICRDFLLTGRCSRTPMCPYMHVANGETRPVPWSVCTFFTQGKCLRDGCSFFHGAQSQLQELHASGAPVYRPQDYMKVAVPPPEYLNPDGSIATHLSIAEVSMTPALHVVHGPTVSQENVVNPFHPFLLMQSNSQAIAPTVFASQIRTPNSTPQHFAFYTNTPITSSMPTNSTGTVLQPALHVVQPTAYYQAISTPLSQTQRHYAPALQLNTSQQQQSTQQPLGSHVYFHIQPQ from the coding sequence atgtcgcagcagcagtggacgCCAGATCAGCGCCGTCAACAGATCGCTGAGTTTCTGCGCAACAAGGGTCTCATCTGCAGAGACTTTTTGTTAACGGGCCGTTGTTCCCGTACACCAATGTGCCCGTATATGCACGTGGCAAACGGGGAGACGCGGCCGGTTCCGTGGAGCGTCTGTACGTTCTTCACACAAGGCAAGTGCCTTCGTGATGGCTGTAGCTTCTTTCACGGGGCGCAGTCTCAGCTACAGGAGCTGCACGCATCCGGGGCGCCCGTTTACCGCCCGCAGGACTATATGAAGGTCGCGGTGCCCCCACCCGAATACCTTAATCCGGATGGCAGTATTGCAACTCACCTCTCCATCGCCGAGGTATCCATGACGCCGGCGCTGCATGTTGTTCACGGTCCCACAGTGTCCCAGGAAAACGTCGTCAACCCCTTTCACCCCTTCCTGCTCATGCAGTCGAACTCTCAAGCTATTGCACCGACAGTGTTCGCCTCTCAGATTCGTACCCCGAACTCGACACCACAGCACTTCGCTTTCTACACCAATACTCCTATTACATCGTCAATGCCTACCAACTCCACTGGCACTGTGCTCCAACCGGCTCTACACGTTGTGCAACCAACAGCGTACTATCAAGCCATAAGCACGCCGCTTTCACAGACACAACGGCACTACGCACCTGCTCTGCAGCTCAACAcatctcagcagcagcagtccacTCAGCAACCACTGGGCAGTCATGTCTACTTTCACATCCAGCCCCAGTAG
- a CDS encoding GTP-binding protein, putative (TriTrypDB/GeneDB-style sysID: LpmP.34.5050) — MRTTVRQCNVFDPAFMRKVKRTLNAYKSSMETSTKKCMSREAFVDIDEKGAAWYLGHMQSAVTMLADKVKDADFILEIRDARLPFTTENPNIRKLTARKPRLIIFNKAELSNEDSNRAIQEYYERNGAFALFTSAQRCWKDVMEAVQRFTTHILPPLPYKTVAHVGLVVGMPNVGKSTLINSLRLAHEYQFHREDFRRSRSPETVSIKPGTTRGMKLVPLSKDPPVVLYDTPGLTLPGCFTKESGLKLAACSIIPTNDVSLPQGMVARYIYDILVASGSSEHMAECLHLPRVPITFDDCIAMICERSGTSGQTEMGNLDPVRAHRFFVHDFTMGNLGKITLDVLPRRVLRSAQSSLPLLASGGSTATSDGGPAAGSDDDGYVWTHHVESSDVVERYPDHMHDVLQSLKGPLHYDGMPGRHGASSVRSVASPPDCIIISRKKGPISRATAFDEQLKRHTRLAPGR; from the coding sequence ATGCGGACGACTGTGCGGCAATGCAACGTCTTTGACCCGGCGTTCATGCGCAAGGTGAAGCGCACCCTCAACGCCTACAAATCATCCATGGAAACATCGACAAAGAAGTGTATGTCGCGTGAGGCGTTTGTGGATATTGACGAAAAGGGCGCCGCGTGGTACCTGGGCCACATGCAGTCGGCCGTGACCATGCTCGCCGACAAGGTGAAGGACGCGGACTTCATTCTCGAGATACGCGACGCACGGTTGCCCTTCACGACGGAGAACCCTAATATTCGTAAGCTCACCGCCAGGAAGCCGCGTCTCATCATCTTCAACAAGGCGGAGCTGTCAAACGAGGACAGCAATCGTGCGATTCAGGAGTACTACGAACGGAATGGCGCCTTTGCGCTCTTCACCagtgcgcagcggtgctggaagGACGTCATGGAGGCTGTGCAGCGCTtcaccacacacatactaccaccactgccgtaTAAGACAGTCGCCCACGTTGGGCTCGTCGTGGGAATGCCGAACGTGGGCAAATCCACATTGATCAACTCCCTTCGACTCGCTCATGAGTATCAGTTTCACCGTGAGGACTTCCGCCGCTCCCGATCACCTGAGACGGTGTCCATCAAACCAGGCACCACGCGTGGCATGAAGTTAGTCCCTCTATCTAAGGATCCGCCTGTGGTTCTTTACGATACGCCGGGCCTCACACTGCCCGGGTGCTTCACGAAGGAGTCAGGGTTGAAATTGGCGGCGTGCAGCATCATCCCCACCAACGACGTGTCCCTTCCACAGGGAATGGTGGCGCGGTACATCTACGACATACTCGTCGCGTCCGGCTCATCTGAGCACATGGCCGAGTGCCTGCACCTTCCCCGTGTGCCAATTACCTTCGACGACTGCATTGCAATGATCTGCGAACGCAGCGGCACAAGTGGGCAGACCGAAATGGGCAACCTCGATCCCGTTCGCGCGCACCGTTTCTTTGTCCACGACTTCACCATGGGCAACCTGGGAAAGATCACTCTCGACGTGCTCCCCcggcgtgtgctgcgcagtGCTCAGTCATcgctaccgctgctggcaagcggaggcagcaccgcaacATCCGACGGCGGACCAGCAGCGGGGAGCGATGATGATGGATATGTCTGGACGCACCACGTAGAGTCGAGCGACGTGGTGGAACGTTATCCAGACCACATGCACGATGTTTTGCAGTCTCTGAAGGGCCCACTTCATTACGATGGGATGCCAGGCCGACATGGAGCGTCATCTGTGAGGAGTGTAGCAAGCCCGCCTGACTGCATCATCATCAGCCGTAAAAAAGGGCCTATCAGCCGGGCCACGGCGTTCGAtgagcagctgaagcgccACACGCGATTGGCGCCAGGACGGTGA
- a CDS encoding hypothetical protein (TriTrypDB/GeneDB-style sysID: LpmP.34.5060), which yields MENTSAATSDGLRRTQQYLAEVIDECVFVERQRELTERRLSSQLESQRTLIEDLFSVLRDVCRYMSTMEDAILPTLLSTIPATRSEHRQLVQLRSAIRDTLMRFRQDNGAHREDDMLLPTIQHISSGSREGNVPIVSLDRAAKAGAEVMQRLFEGEARFVDALTRATARVEATHAATATENSELTALRARMDELSCLVRSSNTGLLKTAPGPSAPLGLMTAAAAAQEDTSPAATRFAEARVIAYEKTVQALNNELALLHENYAALSRARACDIETLKRHMTDAQRKHEDQITECDAVLNRISLELEQLIQENAQLRCKLQTIAQPE from the coding sequence ATGGAGAACACAtctgccgccacctccgaTGGGCTGCGCCGCACCCAGCAGTACCTTGCAGAAGTGATCGACGAGTGCGTCTTTGTTGAGCGACAACGCGAATTGACAGAGCGTCGACTCTCCTCTCAGCTAGAGTCGCAAAGAACCTTGATTGAGGATCTTTTTTCGGTCCTTCGCGATGTATGCCGATACATGTCCACCATGGAGGACGCCATCTTACCGACGCTCCTGAGCACTATACCGGCTACACGATCTGAGCACCGTCAACTTGTTCAGTTGCGCAGCGCGATTCGTGACACACTCATGCGTTTTCGGCAAGATAATGGCGCCCACCGAGAAGATGACATGCTTCTCCCCACCATCCAACATATATCCAGCGGTTCGAGGGAAGGGAATGTCCCCATTGTATCTCTTGACAGGGCAGCCAAGGCTGGAGCAGAGGTGATGCAGCGACTCTTCGAGGGCGAGGCTCGCTTCGTGGATGCTTTGACCAGGGCTACAGCCAGGGTTGAGGCGACGCATGCCGCTACCGCGACAGAAAACAGTGAGTTaacggcgctgcgtgcacgCATGGACGAGCTTTCCTGCCTagtccgcagcagcaatacTGGGTTGTTGAAGACTGCACCTGGACCCTCTGCGCCACTAGGGCTGatgactgcggcggcggcggcgcaagAGGACACGTCGCCAGCCGCTACACGGTTCGCCGAAGCGCGTGTTATAGCGTACGAAAAAACAGTGCAAGCACTGAACAACGAGCTCGCTCTGCTGCACGAAAACTACGCAGCGCTTTCGCGCGCCAGGGCCTGTGATATAGAAACGTTGAAGCGGCACATGACCGATGCCCAACGCAAGCACGAGGACCAGATTACTGAGTGTGACGCGGTGCTAAACCGGATATCTCTGGAACTTGAGCAGCTGATCCAGGAAAACGCGCAGCTGAGGTGCAAACTCCAGACGATAGCGCAGCCTGagtga
- a CDS encoding tRNA methyltransferase, putative (TriTrypDB/GeneDB-style sysID: LpmP.34.5070) encodes MVMTSQEQPRWTRLPIRTRPHRNPLAENDDEHPECPAQFAERFAEFYPGVDNPVVEFVDVGCAFGGMLFSLAAVFPTTCMLGLEIRSKVVSFAQEKTLALRQENAASSTLHYRNIWFEQMNVMKFGSNCFKKGQLSRLFFCYPDPHWKRKNIRRRVISPGLVQEYAYWLRHGGLLYTVSDVAELEEWMKQCLDDSPLFRRLTEAELSTSAHQQVLEIVTGTSEDAQRTARKGLQKYFAVHMRI; translated from the coding sequence ATGGTGATGACCTCTCAAGAGCAGCCGCGATGGACGCGGCTACCGATTCGGACGCGTCCGCACCGGAATCCGCTTGCCGAGAATGACGACGAGCACCCGGAGTGCCCGGCACAGTTCGCGGAGCGTTTCGCGGAGTTCTATCCGGGTGTGGACAATCCGGTGGTTGAGTTCGTCGACGTCGGATGCGCATTCGGGGGcatgctcttctcccttgcGGCGGTATTCCCCACAACGTGCATGTTGGGTCTTGAGATTCGCTCGAAGGTTGTCAGCTTTGCACAGGAGAAGACGCTGGCGCTTCGCCAGGAGAACGCAGCATCCTCGACGCTGCACTATCGAAATATCTGGTTTGAGCAGATGAATGTCATGAAATTTGGGTCCAACTGCTTTAAGAAGGGTCAGCTGtctcgcctcttcttctgctaCCCGGACCCACACTGGAAGCGAAAGAAcatccgccgccgcgtcaTTTCGCCGGGATTAGTACAGGAGTACGCGTACTGGCTGCGCCATGGTGGTCTGCTGTACACTGTCTCGGATGTGGCTGAGCTGGAGGAGTGGATGAAACAGTGCCTGGACGATTCGCCACTGTTTCGCCGTTTGACGGAAGCCGAGCTAAGCACCTCTGCTCATCAGCAAGTCCTCGAAATTGTGACGGGTACCAGCGAGGATGCACAGCGCACGGCGCGTAAAGGACTACAGAAGTACTTCGctgtgcacatgcgcataTGA